One part of the Ziziphus jujuba cultivar Dongzao chromosome 2, ASM3175591v1 genome encodes these proteins:
- the LOC107419258 gene encoding probable methyltransferase PMT2 — MATKGNSGDLKGRGSMSILVVAVLCCFFYILGAWQRSGFGKGDSIAVEITKQSDCSILSNLNYETHHNDDGRNDDSKEIKEIKPCDKRYIDYTPCHDQMRAMTFPRENMIYRERHCPPVEEKLHCLIPAPEGYATPFPWPKSRDYVPFANAPYKSLTVEKAVQNWIQYEGNVFRFPGGGTQFPHGADAYIDQLAAVIPMDNGMVRTVLDTGCGVASFGAYLFRKNVIAMSFAPRDSHEAQVQFALERGVPTFIGVLGSIMLPFPSRSFDMAHCSRCLIPWGANDGMYMMEVDRLLRPGGYWVLSGPPINWKTNFVSWQRPREELEEEQRRIEDVAKLLCWEKKYEKGEMAIWRKRPNNEYCRKQNSHPTMCESIKDDVWYKKMEACVTPYPETSSPDEHAGGEWKPFPKRLDIVPFRISSGSVPGVSAETFQDDNRAWKKHVNAYKRINKLIESGRYRNIMDMNAGLGSFAAALNSPKLWVMNVMPTIAEKDTLGVIYERGLIGIYHDWCEAFSTYPRTYDLIHANGLFSLYKDKCSIEDILLEMDRILRPEGAVILRDEVDVLSKVRKIVKGMRWSTEMVDHEDGPLVSEKVLFAVKRYWVVSDNNNSTSSQ; from the exons ATGGCGACAAAAGGGAACTCAGGAGACCTTAAAGGTCGGGGTTCAATGTCAATTCTTGTTGTTGCTGTTCTGTGTTGTTTCTTCTACATATTGGGTGCCTGGCAGCGAAGTGGTTTTGGAAAGGGAGATAGCATAGCTGTGGAGATTACCAAGCAGTCAGACTGCAGCATCCTTTCGAATCTCAACTATGAGACCCATCATAATGATGATGGCCGGAATGATGATTCTAAAGAAATCAAGGAGATCAAACCATGTGACAAACGCTACATTGATTATACGCCCTGTCACGATCAAATGCGTGCAATGACATTCCCCAGAGAAAACATGATATATAGGGAGCGGCATTGTCCACCTGTAGAAGAGAAGCTGCATTGCCTCATTCCTGCACCTGAAGGATATGCAACCCCGTTTCCATGGCCTAAAAGTCGTGACTATGTACCCTTTGCAAATGCACCTTACAAAAGCTTAACAGTTGAGAAGGCTGTTCAGAACTGGATCCAATATGAGGGAAATGTTTTTAGGTTCCCAGGTGGAGGAACACAGTTTCCTCATGGGGCAGATGCTTATATCGATCAACTTGCAGCTGTTATTCCAATGGATAATGGGATGGTCAGAACCGTATTGGATACAGGATGTGGG GTTGCAAGTTTTGGTGCATACTTGTTCAGAAAGAATGTTATAGCCATGTCATTTGCACCTAGAGACTCGCATGAAGCCCAAGTTCAATTTGCACTGGAAAGAGGTGTTCCAACTTTTATTGGCGTTCTTGGATCTATAATGCTGCCGTTTCCTTCTAGATCTTTTGACATGGCTCACTGTTCTCGTTGCCTGATTCCATGGGGTGCAAATG ATGGAATGTATATGATGGAAGTGGATCGACTTCTTAGACCTGGTGGATACTGGGTACTTTCCGGTCCTCCGATTAACTGGAAGACTAATTTTGTATCTTGGCAGCGACCTCGAGAGGAGCTTGAAGAAGAGCAGAGGAGGATTGAAGATGTAGCCAAACTACTTTGCTGGGAAAAGAAGTATGAGAAGGGTGAAATGGCAATATGGAGGAAAAGACCAAATAATGAGTATTGCCGTAAACAAAATTCTCATCCTACCATGTGTGAATCCATAAAAGATGATGTTTG GTACAAGAAGATGGAAGCATGTGTAACTCCTTATCCTGAGACAAGTAGTCCAGATGAACATGCTGGAGGGGAATGGAAGCCATTTCCAAAGAGGCTCGATATTGTACCTTTCAGAATATCTTCTGGATCTGTCCCTGGAGTATCTGCTGAGACCTTCCAGGATGACAACCGGGCATGGAAGAAGCATGTGAATGCTTATAAGAGGATCAACAAATTAATTGAATCAGGCAGGTACCGGAACATCATGGATATGAATGCTGGTCTGGGAAGTTTTGCTGCTGCTCTTAACTCTCCCAAATTGTGGGTTATGAATGTCATGCCTACAATAGCAGAAAAAGACACCCTTGGAGTGATATATGAACGAGGATTAATTGGCATCTATCATGATTG GTGTGAAGCCTTCTCCACGTATCCCAGGACATATGACCTTATTCATGCAAATGGCCTTTTCAGCTTGTACAAGGATAA GTGTAGTATTGAAGACATTCTTCTGGAGATGGATCGTATCCTACGTCCAGAAGGAGCAGTCATACTCCGTGACGAAGTAGATGTGCTGAGCAAGGTGAGGAAGATTGTGAAAGGAATGAGGTGGAGTACAGAAATGGTGGATCATGAGGATGGTCCTCTTGTTTCTGAAAAGGTACTGTTTGCTGTCAAAAGGTATTGGGTTGTAAGTGACAATAACAACTCCACATCCTCACAGTAA